The Helianthus annuus cultivar XRQ/B chromosome 11, HanXRQr2.0-SUNRISE, whole genome shotgun sequence region AAAATGGTACGTTTAGCGGCCCGTATTTATAAACCTTGTAGATTATACCCGTCTAAAATTAATCTATTAGAGATTAATTTTGGATTGTCCCCTTTTTCGGGACTGCTTTTTGATTATTCTATCTCAtttaggatatatatatacacacgcgCGCATTTTAACGAGTTGATTATGTAAAAAAATTGGCAACATTTCTCTTTATACTCCATCGGGTATGTTCTTTTTGCATGCATACCTGAGGAGTTAAAGAGAAATGCTGTCGATTTTTTTACATAATCAACTCGTtataatgtgtgtgtgtgtgtatatatatatatgagatagAATAATCAAAAAGTGGGTTAGGATTCACCGCCTTAAATTGCTTTAGGATTACTTATTTATTCACATCATATATGTgcatttatatcttttatttgtttgtttaaaaATTTCAGATGGATCGTAATCATTGGATGTACAAAACTGGGAGATTTAACCCTGCATATTTGAGAGGCGTGCAAAGTTTTATTAAGATTGCTGAAGATGATCGTGTACTAAAAGGAAATGAATCAATTCCGTGTCCTTGTATGGAATGCAAAAATTTTACCGAATTTAAAGAAATAAAGGACATCAGACATCATTTGATTACAAATGGTTTTATGTATAATTATACTTGTTGGTCAAAACATGGGGAATCACTTGCCAATCGTAGCACAACATCGACTAGTTCTGTTGGTTATAATGATGAGAACAATGATTCATACATTAGTGATGATAATGACAATTTAAATGACAGTGATGacaatttaaacgataacaatgaTAATTTAAAAGACATGTTCGATGATTTGGAAACTAATATTGGTGACAATGATCAAGAAAAACTACAACAGATATTTGCCGATTCGGAAAAACCATTATATACAGGTTGTGAAAACTATTCTAAACTCAGTGCAGTGTTGAAATTGTTCAACTTAAAGTCGAAGTACGGATGGAGCGATAAGAGTTTTACAAGTCTATTAGTGGTTTTGAATGACATGCTTCCCAAAGACAACGAGTTACCCATATCCTTATACCAAGCTAAAAAAATGATGTGTCCAATGGGATTAAAAGTTAAAAGAATACATGCATGTCCGAATGACTGTATCCTATATAGAAATGAGTTCGAAAACAGTCATGAATGTCCTACATGTGGTGCATCGAGGTACAAGCGAAAAAAAGAAGTTGCTGAATATGATGACGATGTGACGAAAAATGGACCACCCGCTAAATTGTTGTGGTATTTTCCCATTATACCGAGACTTAAACGTTTATTTGCTAATGCTAAAGAATCAAAATTATTGCGTTGGCATTTTGAAGATCGTAAAAAAGATGGAAAGTTAAGACATGTGGCGGATTCACCTCAGTGGAGAAATATTGATTATAAATTTCCAGATTTTGGTACCGAGATTAGAAATATACGGTTTGGTCTTAGTTCGGACGGTATCAATCCTTTTGCAAATATGAGTAGTCGTCATAGTACTTGGCCGGTTCTTATGTGCATCTACAATCTTCCACCATGGTTatgtatgaaacgaaaatacaTAATGATGTCGTTGTTAATTCAAGGTCCATACCAACCCGGTAATGACATTGATGTTTATTTATCTCCTTTGATTGATGACATGAAAACACTATGGAGTACAGGCGTAAACATGTATGATGCTTATAAAAAAGAGAACTTTACTTTGAGAGCCATGATTTTTTGCACCATAAGTGATTTTCCAGCATATGGAAATTTGTCAGGATATAGTACGAAAGGTAAAAAAGCTTGTCCAGTATGTGAAGACGAAACAAGTTCGATATGGTTAAATAATTGCAGAAAAACCGTGTATATGGGACATCGACGATTTCTTCCCACTAACCACCGTTATCGAAGAAAAACCAAAGAGTTTGATGGAAATACTGAGCTCCGAACGGTTCGGAAAGGGGGTTTTGATGCATATTCGCGAGTTGAAGGTATAAACACCGTGTTGGGAAAAAGAACTCGTACTGAGAAAGGAACTCGTACCAAGAAAGGAACTCGTACCAAGAAAGGAACTCGTACCAAGAAAGGAACTCGTACTGAGAAAGGAACTCATATCGAAAATAGAGATAATTGGAAAAAAGGTCAATTTTTTGGGATTTACCTTACTGGAAATGTTTGGAAGTTCGACATTGCCTAGATGTTATGCATATTGAAAAGAATGTGTGTGATAGTTTGTTGGGCTTATTGCTAAATATTTCCGGAAAAACTAAAGATGGTGTTAATGCTCGTAAAG contains the following coding sequences:
- the LOC110887532 gene encoding uncharacterized protein LOC110887532, with the translated sequence MDRNHWMYKTGRFNPAYLRGVQSFIKIAEDDRVLKGNESIPCPCMECKNFTEFKEIKDIRHHLITNGFMYNYTCWSKHGESLANRSTTSTSSVGYNDENNDSYISDDNDNLNDSDDNLNDNNDNLKDMFDDLETNIGDNDQEKLQQIFADSEKPLYTGCENYSKLSAVLKLFNLKSKYGWSDKSFTSLLVVLNDMLPKDNELPISLYQAKKMMCPMGLKVKRIHACPNDCILYRNEFENSHECPTCGASRYKRKKEVAEYDDDVTKNGPPAKLLWYFPIIPRLKRLFANAKESKLLRWHFEDRKKDGKLRHVADSPQWRNIDYKFPDFGTEIRNIRFGLSSDGINPFANMSSRHSTWPVLMCIYNLPPWLCMKRKYIMMSLLIQGPYQPGNDIDVYLSPLIDDMKTLWSTGVNMYDAYKKENFTLRAMIFCTISDFPAYGNLSGYSTKGKKACPVCEDETSSIWLNNCRKTVYMGHRRFLPTNHRYRRKTKEFDGNTELRTVRKGGFDAYSRVEGINTVLGKRTRTEKGTRTKKGTRTKKGTRTKKGTRTEKGTHIENRDNWKKGQFFGIYLTGNVWKFDIA